Proteins from a single region of Apostichopus japonicus isolate 1M-3 chromosome 21, ASM3797524v1, whole genome shotgun sequence:
- the LOC139963178 gene encoding dehydrogenase/reductase SDR family member 6-like, which translates to MGRLDGKVAFCTASAQGIGRAAAEAFAREGAKVFATDINLEKLKELEGINGIEVRKLDVTKTEEVNALAAEIGTVDILFNCAGYVANGSVLETEEKEFDFSFDVNIKSMYRTMRAFLPKMIEAKKGSVVNMSSIVSSYKGAPNRAVYGASKAAVIGLTKCSAADFIKTGIRFNCICPGTIDSPSLRDRMKAMGDLDKAMASFLARQPTGRLGTTDEVANIAVFLGSDESSFITGSEFKVDGGWSN; encoded by the exons ATGGGTCGCTTAGATGGAAAAGTTGCTTTTTGCACCGCCTCAGCCCAAGGAATCGGACGTGCTGCAGCAGAG GCCTTTGCTAGAGAAGGAGCAAAGGTTTTTGCTACAGATATCAACTTAGAAAAGTTGAAAGAGTTAGAAGGAATAAATG GAATTGAAGTCAGAAAACTTGATGTAACAAAGACGGAGGAGGTGAATGCATTAGCTGCTGAGATTGGAACTGTGGATATTCTCTTCAACTGTGCTGG TTATGTAGCCAACGGGAGTGTCTTGGAGACAGAAGAGAAAGAGTTTGATTTTTCATTTGATGTTAACATCAAATCCATGTACAGAACTATGAGAGCTTTTCTGCCAAAG ATGATTGAAGCCAAAAAGGGAAGTGTGGTTAACATGTCATCCATTGTTTCTAGTTATAAAG GAGCACCAAACCGTGCAGTCTACGGGGCTTCAAAAGCTGCTGTCATTGGATTAACAAAGTGCTCTGCCGCAGACTTTATCAAGACGGGAATACGATTCAACTGTATCTGTCCGGGTACAATCGATTCACCATCACTCAGAGATAGAATGAAGGCAATGGGCGATCTTGACAAG GCAATGGCTTCCTTCCTAGCTCGTCAGCCTACTGGTCGATTGGGCACCACGGATGAAGTAGCTAATATCGCAGTATTTTTAGGATCTGATGAG TCAAGTTTCATCACAGGGTCAGAGTTCAAAGTTGATGGAGGATGGAGTAACTGA